Proteins encoded by one window of Primulina huaijiensis isolate GDHJ02 chromosome 1, ASM1229523v2, whole genome shotgun sequence:
- the LOC140961607 gene encoding E3 ubiquitin-protein ligase RSL1-like has product MAAKVLEIVNVVDSLVEDDEILVLYETPVRPKKGTSKIDAISVEGYRLKSKRVIDLSQDYAYYANVNDDDEEVKILDSFAKTPRVYKGESSNSKPSKGVEFSISLTIMCEICADEKPTSAMFRLLGCTHSFCSECMAKYVASKLQDNITTINCPFTGCKGFLEPQHCRPILPKQVFDRWGDALCEAVILGSEKFYCPFKDCSALLIDDRCGRNEVIIQSECPDCNRLFCVDCKVPWHPGITCEEFQKLGKDERSNEDIMLMNLAKKNKWIRCPRCKFYVERTEGCLFMTCRCGYSFCYNCGAPLKEHYCARCKR; this is encoded by the exons ATGGCTGCTAAAGTCTTAGAAATCGTCAATGTTGTGGATTCTCTTGTTGAAGATGATGAAATTTTGGTGCTATACGAAACCCCTGTTCGACCCAAGAAGGGCACAAGTAAGATCGACGCTATTTCTGTAGAAGGTTATCGTCTTAAATCGAAAAGGGTAATCGATTTATCCCAAGATTATGCATATTATGCAAATgttaatgatgatgatgaagaagttAAAATTCTTGATTCATTCGCTAAAACCCCAAGGGTTTATAAAGGAGAATCCTCTAACTCAAAACCCTCCAAAGGTGTGGAATTTAGCATCTCTTTAACGATAATGTGTGAAATTTGTGCCGATGAGAAGCCCACCAGTGCTATGTTTCGCCTTTTGGGATGCACTCATTCCTTTTGTTCTGAGTGCATGGCTAAATATGTAGCATCCAAATTACAAGACAATATTACCACTATTAACTGCCCTTTTACTGGCTGTAAAGGGTTCTTGGAGCCCCAGCATTGTCGTCCCATCTTGCCGAAGCAAGTTTTCGACCGGTGGGGGGACGCCTTGTGCGAGGCTGTGATTTTGGGATCTGAGAAGTTTTATTGCCCATTTAAAGATTGCTCAGCCTTGCTGATTGATGACCGGTGTGGGAGGAATGAAGTTATAATTCAATCCGAATGCCCTGATTGCAACAGGCTGTTCTGCGTCGATTGTAAGGTTCCTTGGCATCCAGGGATCACGTGTGAGGAGTTTCAGAAGTTGGGAAAGGACGAAAGGAGTAATGAGGATATAATGCTGATGAATCttgcaaagaaaaataaatggaTAAGGTGTCCAAGGTGCAAGTTCTATGTTGAGAGAACTGAAGGATGCTTGTTCATGACATGCAG ATGTGGTTATTCCTTCTGTTACAACTGTGGAGCTCCGCTGAAAGAACACTATTGTGCTCGGTGTAAACGCTAA